In the Sulfobacillus thermosulfidooxidans DSM 9293 genome, CACTAAGAGGGGTGAGCTTTGCCATTCCTGATGGAGGAGCCATTTCGTTTATTGGAGAGTCAGGATCAGGGAAAACCACAATCGGGCGTATATTGGCGGGATTAGAGACACCGAGTGCAGGAGAGATTTGGTGGGATGACGTCAATATTACGGCTTTGCCGCAACGCCAACGACTACGGTTTCTTCGCAAGGTGCAATTGATCCAACAAGATCCCTACCAAGCGTTAAATCCGGCTCGGACGATCGAACAGGCCTTAAAAGACCCATTGACCGTTATCGCACGAGAACAGCATAAAGGGCCCCAATGGGTTCAACAACGGATCAATGAAGTGCTGCAAATGGTGGGTATTGAACCCGTGAGTGTCTTAGACAAATATCCCCATATGTTATCTGGAGGGCAACGACAACGTATTGTCATCGCTCGGGCATTAACTGTTGAACCCAAAGTGCTCGTGGCCGATGAGGCCGTTTCGATGATTGATGTGTCATTGCGGCTTGGGGTATTGAAATTACTTCGGGACTTACGAGATCAATTTGGCATTTCGCTTTTCTTTATCACACACGATGTGGCGGCTGCCCGCTATGTGGGACAAGACGGGCAGTTATTTGTGATCTATAAGGGGATGATCATCGAATCAGGGCAGACCGATGAGGTGATTACTCATCCCTATCATCCCTATACGCAAGCCCTGTTAAGTGCGGTTCCGGTTTTAAAAGGGTTAGAAATCCCAGGGCCCGACCGCTATATTCCCTTAAGGGCTGATGAGGACGGAGAGATTCAAGAGACTGTGTGCTTGTATGAACCGCGTTGTCCTTTTGCCCAGGATCAATGCCGGCAAACTCGTCCCCTTTTGCAAGGGGATGGGCATGATCATGCTTGTCATTTTCCAACTGTCCGGCGCGTGGTGGCCACAGCCCGACCAGAAAAACCATGACGCCTGGCTTTTGTCACACGCATGAGCAGCGGCAGGCGTGAGTGAATGAACTTTTAGATGACACTGAAGAAGACGGGAAGGTGAGCATTACGGAGAGATTTTATGAGGTCAAGCAGATGCTGGATTACAGCACCGAACATCAGCTGATACCCGGTGTGGTGGCCTGGCTCGGGCGCTATGACAACGTACTCTTTCGTTACCACCAGGGTTACGCCCAAATTTATGGAGAAAAGCGGAAGATGACGTCCGATACGGTTTTTGATCTGGCATCATTGACCAAAGTTGTGGCAACCTTGCCAGCCGTTTTATTGCTTGTGCAAACTGGGCAGCTTTCCCTAGAGTCATTCCTGTCACGATATTTTTCCGCTTTTCAAGACGGTATGAAAGCCAAAGTGCGTATTATCCATTTGCTTACCCATAGCGCGGGATTGATTTCTCACCAACCATTTTATGAATGGGCTCAGGGATTTCAGGAGATTGTGAATCTCGTAGTCCATGAGCCTTTGAGTTATGAGCCTGGCACTCGTGTCGTCTATAGTGATTTGGGATTTATTCTTTTGGGTGCCTTAGTCGAAAAAATTAGTGGACAGTCGTTATCGGAGTTCTGTCAACAGCAGATTTTCGAGCCTTTAGGAATGAAGAACACGCGTTTTCTTTCTCCTTTGGGACTTTTAGGACCTTTGGCAGAAAAAAATTTTGCTGCCACTGAAGTGGTAGATAAACAACCTTTAGTGGGAATTGTGCATGATGAAAATGCTCGCGCGATGGGAGGTGTTGCAGGTCACGCGGGCTTGTTTTCAACGGCTCAGGATTTAAGCCGGTATCTTGCCATGTGGGTCGGCCAGGAAGGTCCTCTGCGTGAGGTTGTCAAAGAACGTTCTTTGCATTCCTATACGCATGGCCTCGGCGGTTCCAGGGGCTTGGGATTTGTCATGCGCCACGATAGTTACGATATT is a window encoding:
- a CDS encoding oligopeptide/dipeptide ABC transporter ATP-binding protein, which gives rise to MINVTNLVKVFPSRKGLLGRDAVVALRGVSFAIPDGGAISFIGESGSGKTTIGRILAGLETPSAGEIWWDDVNITALPQRQRLRFLRKVQLIQQDPYQALNPARTIEQALKDPLTVIAREQHKGPQWVQQRINEVLQMVGIEPVSVLDKYPHMLSGGQRQRIVIARALTVEPKVLVADEAVSMIDVSLRLGVLKLLRDLRDQFGISLFFITHDVAAARYVGQDGQLFVIYKGMIIESGQTDEVITHPYHPYTQALLSAVPVLKGLEIPGPDRYIPLRADEDGEIQETVCLYEPRCPFAQDQCRQTRPLLQGDGHDHACHFPTVRRVVATARPEKP
- a CDS encoding serine hydrolase domain-containing protein; the encoded protein is MNELLDDTEEDGKVSITERFYEVKQMLDYSTEHQLIPGVVAWLGRYDNVLFRYHQGYAQIYGEKRKMTSDTVFDLASLTKVVATLPAVLLLVQTGQLSLESFLSRYFSAFQDGMKAKVRIIHLLTHSAGLISHQPFYEWAQGFQEIVNLVVHEPLSYEPGTRVVYSDLGFILLGALVEKISGQSLSEFCQQQIFEPLGMKNTRFLSPLGLLGPLAEKNFAATEVVDKQPLVGIVHDENARAMGGVAGHAGLFSTAQDLSRYLAMWVGQEGPLREVVKERSLHSYTHGLGGSRGLGFVMRHDSYDIAGDLWPTTTVSHSGFTGTSLVFDRPSGYWAILLTNRVHFGRQTDISDFRRRFHNVAAACLFG